The genomic segment ttaatatgctctctaggtttgtgaaagcatttcttccaaggagcaagtgttttttaatttcatggctgcattgcccttctttgggacttgaatgaaaactgaccttttccagtcctgtggctactgttgagttttccaattttgctggtatactgagtgcaccactttaacagcattttttaggatttaaaattgctcaactgggattccatcacatcacctccattagctttgttcatagtgatgcttcctaaggcccacttgacttcacactccagaatgtctggatctaggtgagtgatcataccatcgtggttatccaggtcatcgagattttttttttttttttgtatagtttttctgtgattctttttttcctctctgtattcttgccacctctttttaatatcttctgctcctgttaggtccataccatttctgtcctcaatTGTGCCCAATCGTATGAAATGgttccttggtgtctctaattttcttgatctctagtctttcctattctgttgttttcctctatttcattgcattattcacttagaaaggttttatttctccttgttattttctggagctctgcattcaaatgggtatatctttcttaaTCTCCTTCGCCTtcgcttcttttctcagctatttgtaaggtctcctcaaacaaccactttgccttttttgcatttttgcattttggggatggttttgatcactgcctactGTACAAtattacgaacctccatccatatttcttcaggcactctatcagatctaatcccttgaatctatttgtcattttcactgtataatcataagggatttaagtcttacctgaatggcctagtggttttccctactttcttcaatttaagtctgaatttggcaatgaattcatgatctgagcaataGTCAgtgtgtttttgctgactgtatagagcttctccatctttgactgcaaagaatataatcaatctgatttcggtattgaccatctggtgatgtatgTGTGTAGAGTATCTCTTGTGttgaagaggatgtttgctatgaccagtgcatactcttggcaaaactctgttagcctttgcctgtcTCAGTTTGTaattgcctgttattccaggtatttcttgacttcctactttcgcatccagtcccctatgatgaaaaggacatccttttttcaTTCAATTTAGCTTCTTCGGcactagtggttggggcataggcttggattactgtgatattgaatggattTCCCTGGAAACaaacattctgccatttttgagactgcacccaagtactgcatttcggactctttcgttgactattagggctacaccatttcttctaagggattcttgcccacagtgtagatataatggtcatctgaattaaattcgcccattcccatccattttagttcactgattcctaaaatgtgtcTTTGTGGGTCCTCTTTCCTAACAGAGGGCCCACAAATAGACACTCCAAGTGGGGAGGCAGGTCAGTCCATCTCCCCTCCTTCTTAGCCGCTGCCCTCAGTCAGGGTTCCCAAGGCCTCCCCCCCAGCTCAGGTTCAGTTCTGAGCATGGGAGAGGGGCTGAGGGCTGCTGGGCCCAGGCAGGCTCTGAGCTGGCTCTCTGGACCCCAGGTACAGCCTGACAATGTGGCAGTCCGCCTCGGACCCCGTGACAGTGGACGACCTCCTCTATATCCGAGACAACACCGCCACCCACCAAGTCTACTATGACCTCTTTGAGCCTCTCCTGTCTCAGTTCAAGCAGCGTGCCAGTAGGGAGGGGTCTCGGGAGGGTGGGAAAGGGTGGTGGGGTGGATTCTGCACAGGGCAGAACCTAGTAGATATGGGAGCAGAGCTCGGTGGGGAAGGccaatgaaagggaaaaatcctaCGTGAGATAGGAGAAAGGAATCATTTGAAGCATCCATTGTATGCCAGACCCTGGGATGGAATGCTAAGCTCCATAGATCCATGAAGCAGagattccattttacagatagagaaactgaggttcaaaacAGTTACATAATTAATACAAAGTTGTTCAGCTTAAATGTGGCACAGCTCCTACTGGAAACAGCAAATTCCAAACCCCTTGTAGGGTTCCCCTTGCAAGATGCTTCCTCTTGCAGTACAGTTCCTCTGAGGGTTGCTCTAGCATTTCAGAGAACGGCTCCTCCACTGTACCTGCTAATCAATGATGCTTGTCCCTTTGTCCAAAGCCCCTGTTCCCTTAACTCCAAACCGAGGAGAGCCTGCAATCAGGCCATCTCAAGGGGACCCATCAGACCCAACATTCCTGCTCTGGGAGCCATCTAGGTGAGGGGGAGGAATACCAGCTTTGGGGCCTGACTGACTTGGCTCCATCAGGCTCCAATCCCAGCAACCCTGCCCACTGGCTGtaggaccttgggcaagtcacccgTCATCTACACAACAGGGAACTCCAGCTCCCTGGAACTTTGCTGTGAGGCTTAGAGAGGACTCATGGTGTACAGAAGGCCTCCGTGACTGGTGGCCTCTCCACCTTGGCAATCTGACCCACAGTGAATACCTCACGGAAGCCAAGCTACTACACCGGGGGTAGCCTGATCCCTGCTCTCCAGCACCCTGGGGACGAGGGTCTGAGCGTGGAGTGGCTGGTTCCTGACATCCAGGGCAATGGAAGCACAGCAACAGTGCAGCTCCCAGGTAAGGTCTGCCTGCAGCCCCTGTGCTCCTAGCTCAACTGCAAGGGTTACCTCGGGGAAGCTACCTCAGGTCTCTGTTACCATAGCAACGCAGCTGCAAGGTGGGGGAGCAGTGTTGTCAAAAGTATGGGGCTCCTGGCATTTGAATTTGTGAGGCTTCAGTCACATGGTGCTGCAAGAGAGGCGGGCACAGGCCTCAGAGCTGAGCTAGCGGCTCATTGGGCCATTCTGATGAGCCCCAGGCACATTCACAAAGCAGCCCTTCCACCTGGAGCCCAGATCCAATCAACAGACCCCATTACCTCCTGCTGTCCCTTTAACTTCAGCAAGGGCCTCTGACACCCCATGATAACCCTAACCCCAGACACTGTTGCCTCCACTACCTCTTCCAGACCGAGAAGGCATGATCCTGCTGGATGTGGGCCTCCAGAAGCCTGCAGCTGGGGACCCTGTGCCCATCGTCCGCACCCCAGATGGCCGTGCCCTGACACTGGAGTCCTGCCTGCAGCAGCTGGCCACGCACCCCGGACGCTGGGGGATCCACGTGCACATAGCAGAGCCCACCGCCCTGCGGCCATCCCTGGCCACGCTGGCCACCCTCTCTGCCCTTGGCCACCTGTCTAGGCCTGTGTGGGTCGGGGCCACAGTCTCCCACGGGAGTTTCATGGTCCCCGGCTACGTGACTGGCAGGGAGTTGCTTACAGCTGTGGCCGAGGTGTTCCCCCATGTGACAGTGGCACCAGGCTGGCCCGAGGAAGTGCTGGGCAGTGGCTACAGGGAACAGCTGCTCACAGACATGCTGGAGCTCTGCCAGGGCCTCTGGCAACCTGTGTCCTTCCAGCTGCAGGCTGGGCCTCTGGCCCAGAGCCCTGCTGGAGTCGTGGCCCGGCTGCTGGAAGCTTCTCCCCGGGCCACGGTCACGGTGGAACACAGCCCTGGCCGGGGCCTCTATGCATCTGTGCGGGCAGCGCTGCTGGCAGCCAGGGCCGTGAAGAAGACCCGAGTCTACTACAGGCTACCCCAGAGCTACCGCCAAGACTTGCTGGCGGATGTTGGCACACACTGAGCACCCAGGTGGCCTGGTGGACCCCAGCTTCCCAcggggaggcaggaaggaataAATGCCTCTGCTTCCTCAGTGCACTGCACGCATGTCCTTGGGGTAGGATGGAGTGGGAGTGGACGTGAGGTGGCCAGGGAGGATGCTTAGAGGGTCTGGAGGCTGGGGGCCAGGTCGTTCCGGTTGTCCAAGAGGAAGTGTTCACAAGCCTTGAAGGTGGTGTAGAACTCAGAGGAGAGGCCGGTGACATTGGTGGTCACGTACTTGAGGACGCCCGGGGTGGCCTGGTTGTAGTAGGACACCTGCAGGACGGGGAGCCACACccagggaggatggggagggggcagtAGAGGGTACTGAGTGGACATGAAACAGGCAGTTGGCATCTTTGTGTGTTCgtccctcagtcgtgtcaaatctttgggaccacatgaacttgtagccctccaggctcctctgtccatggccttctccaggcaagaatactggactgggttgccgtttccttccctggaggattgtcctgacccagggatagaactggggtttccgcattgcagacagattatttactgtct from the Bos javanicus breed banteng chromosome 3, ARS-OSU_banteng_1.0, whole genome shotgun sequence genome contains:
- the LOC133244545 gene encoding protein FAM151A-like, with product MSSVSFFLEHKGPVSQALGPLPTGIKLDFKSIKAVGPSLDLLRRLTEEGKVRRPVWINADIQRGPNVGLSIEVNATQFLALVQEKYPEATLSPGWTTLYLPLFPDGTYTRAMVEKMQELVGAVPQKVTFPVRAVMVRAAWPHFSWLLGQSDRYSLTMWQSASDPVTVDDLLYIRDNTATHQVYYDLFEPLLSQFKQRAMNTSRKPSYYTGGSLIPALQHPGDEGLSVEWLVPDIQGNGSTATVQLPDREGMILLDVGLQKPAAGDPVPIVRTPDGRALTLESCLQQLATHPGRWGIHVHIAEPTALRPSLATLATLSALGHLSRPVWVGATVSHGSFMVPGYVTGRELLTAVAEVFPHVTVAPGWPEEVLGSGYREQLLTDMLELCQGLWQPVSFQLQAGPLAQSPAGVVARLLEASPRATVTVEHSPGRGLYASVRAALLAARAVKKTRVYYRLPQSYRQDLLADVGTH